Proteins from one Numenius arquata unplaced genomic scaffold, bNumArq3.hap1.1 HAP1_SCAFFOLD_1052, whole genome shotgun sequence genomic window:
- the CDC42EP2 gene encoding cdc42 effector protein 2, translating into MSTKVPIYLKRGSRKGKKEKLRDILSSDMISPPLGDFRHTIHIGSGGESDMFGDISFLQGKFHLLPRTEGGFDSDKDSPDAAPFEFSRTATISGREHPPSSLETSSPLLKNAISLPVIGGPQALTLPSAQAPPKPPRLHLDDKTPPARSQEEEEEEGGEGRSVTPSSSSSPPHPCASCFAAPTNGFTEEKDKAEPAFLSHAGSLLSLHVDLGPSILEDVLQVMEKHQAERVGGSLQDPGRQEILT; encoded by the coding sequence ATGTCCACCAAGGTGCCCATCTACCTGAAGAGGGGcagcaggaaggggaagaaggagaagcTGCGCGACATCCTCTCCTCCGACATGATCAGCCCGCCCTTGGGGGACTTCAGACACACCATCCACATcggcagcggcggggagagcGACATGTTCGGGGACATCTCCTTCCTCCAGGGCAAATTCCACCTCCTCCCCAGGACCGAAGGCGGCTTCGATTCCGACAAGGACAGTCCCGACGCGGCGCCTTTCGAGTTCTCCAGGACGGCCACCATCTCCGGCCGGGAGCATCCACCCTCCTCCTTGGAGACGTCCTCTCCCCTCCTCAAAAACGCCATCTCCCTGCCCGTCATCGGGGGGCCGCAGGCCTTGACGCTGCCCTCGGCGcaagcccccccaaaacctccacgGTTACACCTCGATGACAAAACCCCACCGGCGCgaagccaggaggaggaggaggaggaaggcggtgAAGGCAGGAGCGTCACCCCTTCGTCGTCGTCATCGCCACCGCATCCCTGCGCCTCGTGTTTCGCCGCCCCGACCAACGGCTTCACCGAGGAGAAGGACAAGGCCGAGCCGGCCTTCCTCTCCCACGccggctccctcctctccctccacgTGGATCTGGGGCCGTCCATCTTGGAGGACGTCCTGCAAGTGATGGAGaaacaccaggcagagagagtgGGTGGGTCCCTACAGGACCCGGGCCGGCAGGAAATCTTGACGTGA